Proteins co-encoded in one Gadus morhua chromosome 6, gadMor3.0, whole genome shotgun sequence genomic window:
- the LOC115546072 gene encoding calcium/calmodulin-dependent protein kinase type II delta 1 chain — MAVTTCTRFTDEFQLYEELGKGAFSVVRRCVKLCTGQEYAAKIINTKKLSARDHQKLEREARICRLLKHSNIVRLHDSISEEGFHYLLFDLVTGGELFEDIVAREYYSEADAR, encoded by the exons ATGGCTGTAACAACCTGTACGCGATTCACGGACGAATTCCAGCTATACGAAGAGCTGGGCAA GGGAGCATTTTCTGTGGTGCGCCGATGTGTCAAGCTGTGCACTGGACAGGAGTATGCTGCTAAAATCATCAACACCAAAAAGTTATCTGCGAGAG ATCACCAGAAACTGGAACGGGAGGCCCGGATCTGTCGCCTGCTGAAGCACTCCAATATAG TTAGGCTCCATGACAGTATATCAGAGGAAGGCTTCCACTACCTCCTGTTTGACTT ggtcACTGGAGGGGAGCTGTTCGAGGACATCGTAGCCAGGGAGTACTACAGTGAGGCCGACGCCAGGTAG
- the LOC115545795 gene encoding LOW QUALITY PROTEIN: protein transport protein Sec24C-like (The sequence of the model RefSeq protein was modified relative to this genomic sequence to represent the inferred CDS: inserted 3 bases in 2 codons) has product GQRFYCPFCGKFNDVPWQHYQHTAGVEGVRVDRDQRPELRMGSYEILHPNKEEAAVLLLALDVSPPALRGGHLDYVTQQIRTVLHSLHREHGTTETPPADLRVGLMTYDSRIHLYDLSPTLSRPHMLVVTETDDLQLPVRDGLLVSLRDCMDSIDSVLQHIPLFSSDGGDXHGVPVELPIRAGLSILQAMGCPGKLLLFHTAALTEGKTHNXSGFFGSNKPKSIFQPSDPAVSMARECTNQGCGVHLFMLSQQDVGGAWPGNIPYLTGGVLYVYNNLQGELERQCFSTDLRSTMEAQTVYKAQLRIHVSKELRVSGCYGLFNPGDKPSQVALATLDWRTTLAVELAYLRDLDEKRGVAIQVTATYSDAAGQRRSRVHTLVLRCSRHLLDTFRHCQAQTLLSFYCKKTYCAVLERPLQDLRGELQAEVTAALACYRRHCSSACVSTGQLVLPPPLRPLPVYINSLRKSEVLLPALRSSVHQRLQLRCQVLRMDASSTATHFYPLLLPLPRCVEDCSDTAGPPDPADGLRCTADSLEQGGLYLVSGPLALLLWVGSHVRPDTLVQLFNASCFSSLPSGETKMCSLDNSLSTRVCSLIDTLSSQAPYARKLWLVKQGDGCEEALQRHLVEDKSPNGGASYADFLYHLHINSVKLLQ; this is encoded by the exons GGTCAACGGTTCTACTGCCCGTTCTGCGGGAAATTCAACGATG TGCCCTGGCAGCACTACCAGCACACTGCAGGAGTGGAAGGCGTCCGTGTGGACCGCGACCAGAGGCCGGAGCTCCGCATGGGGTCCTATGAGATACTCCACCCCAACAAG GAGGAGGCAGCTGTTCTCCTGCTGGCTCTGGACGTTTCCCCCCCAGCGCTCAGAGGTGGACACCTGGACTATGTAACACAACAGATACGCACCGTGCTCCACTCTCTACACAG GGAGCATGGCACCACTGAAACCCCCCCAGCAGACCTCAGGGTGGGCCTGATGACCTACGACAGCAGGATCCACCTGTACGACCTCAGCCCCACTTTGTCCCGCCCACACATGCTGGTTGTCACGGAGACGGACGACCTACAGCTCCCTGTGAGGGACGGGCTCCTGGTGTCGCTCAGAGACTGCATGGACAGCATTgacag TGTGTTGCAGCATATCCCCCTGTTCAGTTCGGATGGGGGGGA CCACGGCGTTCCCGTTGAGCTGCCCATCAGAGCTGGACTCTCTATACTACAG GCCATGGGTTGTCCCGGTAAACTACTACTCTTCCACACGGCTGCCCTAACGGAGGGGAAGACACACA TCTCAGGGTTCTTTGGTTCAAACAAGCCAAAG TCTATCTTTCAGCCATCAGATCCTGCTGTTTCAATGGCCAGGGAATGCACCAATCAGGGCTGTGGTGTGCACCTATTCATGCTCTCCCAACAGGATGTGGGAGGGGCTTGGCCCGGAAACATCCCCTATCTAACAGGAGGAGTTCTTTATGTTTACAATAACCTGCAg GGGGAGCTGGAGAGGCAGTGTTTCAGCACAGACCTGAGGAGCACCATGGAGGCTCAGACAGTCTACAAGGCTCAGCTCAGGATTCATGTCAGCAAAG AGTTGCGTGTCTCTGGCTGTTACGGGCTCTTCAACCCCGGGGACAAGCCCAGCCAGGTTGCCCTGGCAACCCTTGATTGGAGGACAACACTAGCTGTAGAACTTGCATACCTGAGGGATCTGGATGAGAAGAGGGGCGTGGCCATACAG GTAACGGCCACCTACAGCGACGCTGCGGGACAGAGACGCAGCAGGGTTCACACGCTGGTGCTGCGCTGCTCTCGCCACCTGCTGGACACGTTCCGCCACTGCCAGGCGCAGACGCTGCTGTCCTTCTACTGCAAGAAGA CCTACTGTGCGGTGTTGGAGCGCCCTCTGCAGGACCTGAGGGGGGAACTGCAGGCAGAGGTCACGGCTGCCCTGGCCTGTTACCGTAGACACTGCAGCTCTGCTTGTGTCTCTAcaggacag CTGGTGCTGCCTCCGCCACTCCGCCCGCTGCCCGTCTACATCAACAGCCTGAGGAAGAGCGAGGTGCTGCTGCCCGCCCTGCGCAGCTCGGTCCACCAGCGGCTGCAGCTGCGGTGCCAGGTCCTGCGCATGGACGCCTCCAGCACCGCCACCCACTTCTACCCTCTGCTGCTCCCGCTG CCCAGGTGTGTAGAGGACTGCAGCGACACGGCGGGCCCCCCGGACCCCGCTGACGGGCTGCGCTGCACAGCAGACAGCCTGGAGCAGGGGGGCCTCTACCTGGTCAGCGGGCCCCTGGCCCTCCTTCTCTGGGTGGGGAGCCACGTCCGCCCGGACACCCTGGTCCAGCTCTTCAACGCCAGCTGCTTCTCCTCCCTGCCCTccggcgag ACAAAGATGTGTTCTCTGGACAACTCCTTATCCACCAGAGTCTGCTCTCTCATCGACACGCTCAGTTCCCAGGCTCCCTACGCCCGCAAG CTGTGGCTGGTGAAGCAGGGGGACGGGTGTGAGGAGGCGCTGCAGCGCCACCTGGTGGAGGACAAGAGTCCCAACGGGGGAGCGTCCTACGCCGACTTCCTCTACCACCTTCACATCAACTCAGTCAAGCTGCTGCAGTGA